A DNA window from Chelativorans sp. AA-79 contains the following coding sequences:
- the puuE gene encoding allantoinase PuuE: protein MRYCRNMRGYGPKPPDPKWPDGAHVAVQFVVNYEEGGENCVLHGDAASEAFLSEIVGAAPWQDMRHWNMESIYEYGARAGFWRLHRMFTEAAVPVTVYGVASALARSPDQVAAMKEAGWEIASHGLRWIDYRAHSQEDERRDLEEAVRLHAEVVGERPRGLYLGRTSVNSVKLAIEEGGFDWISDTYDDDLPYWLDHDGQGNATRPQLVIPYTLDANDMRFATPQGFNSGDQFSAYLKDAFDTLYNEGKAGRPAMMSVGLHCRLVGRPGRAASLKRFIDYVKSHEKVWLPRRIDIAHHWMEHHAYQPPKLRPSRMGRAEFVERFGSIFEHSPWIAERAFGLELGPAHDSAGGLANALARVFRRASEEERLGVLKAHPDLAGKLAAARRLTPESAREQASAGLDALTDEERARFTELNTRYVGKFGFPFIIAVKDNTKESILRAFETRTENSREQEFATACGQVERIAYLRLKDVLPS, encoded by the coding sequence ATGCGCTACTGCCGGAACATGCGCGGCTACGGCCCCAAGCCGCCGGACCCGAAATGGCCTGACGGCGCCCATGTGGCCGTGCAGTTCGTCGTCAACTACGAGGAGGGCGGGGAGAACTGCGTCCTCCACGGCGACGCGGCTTCGGAGGCGTTCCTGTCGGAGATCGTGGGTGCGGCGCCCTGGCAGGACATGCGCCACTGGAACATGGAATCAATCTACGAATATGGCGCGCGGGCAGGCTTCTGGCGGCTGCACCGCATGTTCACGGAGGCGGCAGTTCCCGTCACCGTCTATGGCGTGGCGAGCGCATTGGCGCGCTCTCCGGACCAGGTGGCGGCGATGAAAGAGGCGGGATGGGAAATCGCCAGCCACGGTTTGCGCTGGATCGATTACCGGGCGCATTCGCAGGAGGACGAGCGCCGCGATCTCGAGGAAGCCGTGCGGCTGCATGCGGAGGTGGTGGGCGAGCGGCCTCGGGGGCTTTATCTCGGGCGGACTTCGGTGAATTCGGTGAAGCTTGCCATCGAGGAGGGCGGGTTCGACTGGATCTCCGATACCTATGACGACGACCTGCCCTATTGGCTCGACCATGACGGGCAGGGCAATGCCACGCGGCCGCAACTCGTGATCCCCTATACGCTCGACGCCAACGACATGCGTTTCGCCACGCCGCAGGGGTTCAACTCGGGCGACCAGTTCTCCGCCTATCTCAAGGATGCGTTCGATACGCTTTATAACGAGGGAAAGGCGGGGCGGCCGGCCATGATGAGCGTGGGCCTGCACTGCCGGCTCGTGGGGCGGCCGGGGCGGGCGGCGTCGCTCAAGCGCTTCATCGACTATGTGAAAAGCCATGAAAAGGTATGGCTGCCTCGGCGCATCGACATCGCACACCATTGGATGGAACATCATGCCTATCAGCCGCCGAAACTGAGGCCGAGCCGGATGGGCAGGGCCGAGTTCGTCGAACGCTTCGGCTCGATCTTCGAGCATTCGCCGTGGATCGCGGAGCGGGCGTTCGGACTGGAGCTTGGCCCGGCGCACGATAGCGCCGGAGGTCTCGCCAATGCGCTGGCGCGCGTCTTCCGCAGGGCAAGCGAGGAGGAGAGGCTGGGCGTGCTGAAGGCCCATCCCGATCTTGCGGGAAAGCTCGCAGCGGCGAGGCGGCTCACGCCGGAATCGGCCCGCGAACAGGCTTCGGCAGGGCTCGACGCACTGACGGACGAGGAGCGCGCGCGCTTTACCGAGCTCAATACACGCTACGTGGGAAAATTCGGCTTTCCCTTCATCATCGCCGTCAAGGACAATACGAAGGAGAGCATCCTGCGCGCCTTTGAGACACGCACCGAGAACAGCCGCGAGCAGGAATTCGCCACCGCCTGCGGGCAAGTGGAGCGCATCGCCTATCTGAGGCTCAAGGACGTGCTGCCGTCATGA
- a CDS encoding bifunctional allantoicase/(S)-ureidoglycine aminohydrolase — translation MTGNYFAPKGGHPPQTELLTGRAVFTEAYAVIPKGVMRDIVTSCLPFWEKTRCWIIARPLSGFAETFSQYIMEVQPGGGSEKPEPDGAAEAVLFVVEGELTVHLDGRMHRMQPGGFAFLPPASRWTVRNEGSAPARFHWIRKAYEAVDGIEVPEAFFTSDNDVAPTPMPGTEGRWATTRFVDPEDMRHDMHVTIVTFEPGAAIPFAETHVMEHGLYVLEGKAVYRLNQDWVEVEAGDFMWLRAFCPQACYAGGPEKFRYLLYKDVNRHAKLWPLGGR, via the coding sequence ATGACCGGAAACTACTTCGCGCCAAAGGGCGGCCACCCGCCGCAGACGGAGCTTCTGACGGGGCGGGCGGTCTTCACCGAGGCCTATGCGGTGATCCCCAAGGGGGTGATGCGCGACATCGTCACCAGTTGCCTGCCGTTCTGGGAGAAGACCCGCTGCTGGATCATCGCGCGGCCCCTTTCCGGCTTCGCGGAGACGTTTTCGCAATACATCATGGAAGTGCAGCCGGGCGGCGGCAGCGAGAAGCCCGAGCCCGACGGCGCGGCGGAAGCGGTGCTCTTCGTGGTGGAGGGCGAGCTGACGGTGCATCTCGACGGACGGATGCATCGCATGCAGCCCGGCGGCTTTGCCTTTCTGCCGCCCGCGAGCCGCTGGACGGTGCGCAACGAAGGCTCGGCGCCTGCACGCTTCCACTGGATCCGCAAGGCTTACGAGGCGGTGGACGGGATCGAGGTGCCGGAAGCGTTCTTCACCAGCGACAATGACGTGGCGCCAACGCCTATGCCGGGCACGGAGGGGAGGTGGGCCACCACGCGCTTCGTGGACCCCGAGGATATGCGCCACGACATGCATGTGACGATCGTCACCTTCGAGCCGGGTGCGGCGATCCCCTTCGCCGAGACCCATGTGATGGAGCACGGACTCTATGTGCTCGAAGGCAAGGCCGTCTACCGGCTCAACCAGGATTGGGTGGAGGTGGAGGCTGGCGACTTCATGTGGCTGCGCGCCTTCTGCCCGCAAGCCTGCTACGCCGGCGGGCCCGAAAAATTCCGCTACCTGCTTTACAAGGACGTGAACCGGCATGCGAAGCTTTGGCCGTTGGGCGGACGGTGA
- a CDS encoding ureidoglycolate lyase translates to MMRIIAQPLTREAFAPFGDVIEAEGAESFPINNGRTQRFHDLARVEMTGEKARVLVSIARGQPYDLPLTLRMVERHPLGSQAFVPLSPRPFLVTVCPDETGRPGTPRAFITKPGQGVNYARNTWHGVLTPVGEEQDFLIVDRGGDGSNLEEYFFSDLYEIHVPEQP, encoded by the coding sequence ATCATGAGGATCATCGCCCAGCCGTTGACGCGGGAGGCTTTCGCTCCATTCGGCGACGTGATCGAAGCGGAGGGTGCCGAAAGCTTTCCTATCAATAACGGCAGGACGCAGCGGTTTCACGACCTGGCGCGCGTGGAGATGACGGGGGAGAAGGCGCGGGTGCTCGTCAGCATCGCGCGGGGGCAGCCCTACGATCTGCCGCTGACGCTGAGGATGGTGGAGCGCCATCCGCTGGGCAGCCAGGCCTTCGTGCCGCTTTCGCCGCGCCCCTTCCTGGTGACCGTCTGCCCGGATGAAACGGGCCGCCCGGGCACGCCGCGCGCCTTCATCACCAAGCCTGGACAGGGCGTGAACTATGCGCGCAATACCTGGCACGGCGTGCTGACGCCGGTCGGGGAAGAACAGGACTTCCTCATCGTCGATCGCGGGGGAGACGGCAGCAATCTGGAGGAGTACTTCTTTTCCGACCTGTACGAGATCCATGTGCCGGAACAGCCATGA
- a CDS encoding nucleoside deaminase has translation MKPDNPTLIDRLLEVIEQNIVPKTRAGVEAGNKLFGAAILRKGDLSLVLAETNNELENPLWHGEMHALKRFYELPKDKRPDTADCIFLSTHEPCSLCLSAITWTGFDNFFYLFSHEDSRDAFAIPHDLKILKEVFRLDPGGYNAENAFWKSYSIPALGRKLPEPERSRVSEKIARLTETYAQLSEIYQESKAGNAIPLS, from the coding sequence ATGAAACCCGACAATCCCACCCTGATCGACCGCCTGCTCGAGGTCATCGAGCAGAACATCGTGCCGAAGACACGGGCCGGCGTGGAAGCAGGAAACAAGCTCTTCGGCGCGGCGATCCTGAGGAAAGGCGATCTTTCCTTGGTATTGGCGGAGACGAACAACGAGTTGGAGAACCCGCTGTGGCACGGCGAAATGCACGCGCTGAAGCGGTTCTATGAACTGCCAAAGGACAAGCGGCCCGACACCGCGGACTGCATCTTCCTTTCCACGCATGAGCCCTGCTCGCTCTGCCTCTCGGCCATCACCTGGACCGGCTTCGACAATTTCTTCTACCTCTTCAGCCATGAGGATTCGCGGGACGCCTTCGCCATCCCGCATGACCTCAAGATCCTGAAGGAGGTCTTCCGGCTGGACCCCGGCGGCTACAATGCGGAAAACGCCTTCTGGAAGAGCTATTCGATCCCTGCTCTTGGGCGAAAACTGCCGGAGCCGGAGAGAAGCCGGGTCTCGGAAAAAATCGCGCGGCTGACCGAAACCTATGCGCAGCTTTCAGAAATCTATCAGGAGAGCAAGGCGGGGAACGCCATTCCGTTGAGTTGA
- a CDS encoding AbrB/MazE/SpoVT family DNA-binding domain-containing protein, producing the protein MPRTAKLFWNGRSQAVRLPAEFRFEGDEVEIRRDPATGDVVLSPKPQRTGSWDRFFRLRDQIPPEELEGFMEDREQGLHERDDPLA; encoded by the coding sequence ATGCCCCGGACCGCAAAGCTTTTCTGGAATGGCCGCAGCCAAGCCGTGCGTCTGCCGGCGGAATTCCGCTTCGAGGGCGATGAGGTGGAAATTCGCCGCGATCCGGCCACGGGAGATGTGGTTCTCTCGCCCAAGCCGCAACGGACGGGATCGTGGGACAGGTTTTTCAGGCTGCGTGACCAGATTCCTCCCGAGGAATTGGAAGGATTCATGGAGGATCGTGAGCAAGGACTCCATGAACGGGACGACCCGCTGGCATGA
- a CDS encoding type II toxin-antitoxin system VapC family toxin produces MKPPFMLDTNVVSAFMHGRSRALDRRISAYGKDDLCVSVVSYGETRYGLALRPGAKHLAAAAELLFGLVKISPWTPEAACRYGEMRAELRRRGRTMQPLDMLIAAHALEAGATLVTSDRAFRFVPGLAVENWLDD; encoded by the coding sequence ATGAAGCCGCCCTTCATGCTGGACACCAATGTGGTGAGCGCCTTCATGCATGGCCGCAGCCGCGCCTTGGACAGGCGGATCTCAGCCTATGGGAAGGACGATCTTTGCGTTTCCGTCGTGAGCTATGGCGAGACCAGATACGGGCTCGCCCTGCGGCCTGGGGCGAAACACCTTGCTGCCGCCGCGGAGCTGTTGTTCGGTCTCGTAAAAATATCGCCGTGGACGCCGGAGGCAGCATGCCGCTACGGCGAGATGCGCGCCGAATTGCGCAGGCGGGGGCGCACGATGCAGCCGCTCGACATGCTCATCGCCGCGCACGCGCTTGAAGCTGGCGCAACGCTGGTGACCAGCGACCGCGCGTTCCGCTTCGTGCCGGGGCTTGCCGTCGAGAACTGGCTCGACGACTAG
- the pcaF gene encoding 3-oxoadipyl-CoA thiolase, with the protein MAEAFICDYIRTPIGRFGGVLSSVRADDLAAIPLKALVERNAGVDWAAVDDVIYGCANQAGEDNRNVARMALLLAGLPVEVPGSTINRLCGSGMDAVATAARAIKAGETELMIAGGVESMSRAPFVLPKAETAFSRNAEIYDTTIGWRFVNPLMKKQYGVDSMPETGENVAEDFSIGRAEQDAFAVRSQDKAVAAQENGRLAKEITPVTIPQRKGEPVIVEKDEHPRPGTTVEKLAKLPTPFREGGTVTAGNASGVNDGAAALIIASEAAARKHGLTPIARILGGAAAGVPPRIMGMGPAPAAKKLCARLGLGPSDFDVIELNEAFASQGIAVLRELGIPEDAAHVNPNGGAIALGHPLGMSGARISGTAALELRERSARLALATMCIGVGQGIALALERA; encoded by the coding sequence ATGGCTGAAGCCTTCATCTGCGACTACATCCGCACGCCCATCGGTCGATTCGGCGGCGTCCTTTCCTCCGTGCGCGCCGACGATCTCGCCGCCATCCCGCTGAAAGCGCTGGTCGAACGCAATGCGGGCGTGGATTGGGCGGCCGTGGACGATGTCATCTATGGCTGCGCCAACCAGGCCGGCGAGGACAACCGGAATGTCGCGCGCATGGCGCTTCTTCTGGCGGGCCTGCCCGTGGAAGTGCCGGGTTCCACCATCAACCGGCTCTGTGGCTCGGGCATGGATGCGGTCGCCACCGCCGCACGCGCCATCAAGGCGGGCGAGACGGAATTGATGATCGCCGGCGGTGTGGAATCCATGAGCCGCGCACCGTTCGTCCTGCCCAAGGCGGAAACCGCCTTCTCCCGCAACGCAGAGATCTACGACACCACCATCGGCTGGCGCTTCGTCAACCCGCTGATGAAGAAGCAGTACGGCGTCGATTCCATGCCCGAGACGGGCGAGAACGTGGCCGAGGACTTCTCCATCGGCCGCGCAGAGCAGGATGCCTTCGCTGTCCGCAGCCAGGACAAAGCTGTGGCGGCGCAGGAAAACGGCCGGCTGGCAAAGGAGATCACGCCCGTCACCATCCCGCAGCGCAAGGGGGAGCCGGTCATCGTGGAGAAGGACGAGCACCCTCGCCCGGGCACGACGGTGGAGAAGCTCGCCAAGCTGCCCACGCCCTTCCGCGAGGGCGGCACGGTGACGGCCGGCAACGCCTCCGGCGTGAACGACGGTGCGGCAGCACTCATCATCGCCTCCGAAGCCGCGGCAAGGAAACATGGCCTCACGCCCATCGCCCGCATCCTGGGCGGGGCTGCCGCCGGCGTTCCCCCGCGCATCATGGGCATGGGCCCGGCGCCGGCGGCGAAGAAGCTCTGCGCCCGGCTCGGACTCGGCCCTTCGGATTTCGACGTGATCGAACTGAACGAGGCCTTCGCCTCGCAAGGCATCGCCGTGCTGCGCGAGCTTGGCATTCCGGAAGATGCTGCGCACGTGAATCCCAATGGTGGAGCGATCGCGCTCGGCCACCCGCTCGGCATGTCCGGCGCTCGCATTTCCGGCACGGCGGCGCTGGAACTGAGGGAACGCAGTGCAAGGCTGGCGCTTGCCACCATGTGCATCGGCGTGGGCCAGGGCATCGCACTCGCGCTGGAGCGTGCCTAG
- a CDS encoding CoA-transferase subunit beta yields the protein MSEQSFTPNEMMTIAASRALTSRDVCFVGIGAPSAACNVARLTHAPDITLIYESGTIGTAPDVLPLSIGDGELCDTALTTVSVPEMFRYWLQGGRITIGFLGAAQLDRFGNINTTVIGDYHKPKTRLPGGGGAPEIASSCGEVYITMAQSKRGMVEKIDFYTSFGHGDGGDHRQRLGIATKGPTLLITDLAIWKPDPETKEFTVVSLHPGVTREMVQETCGWQVKFADRLEETPPPTELELKTLRDLKARTDAAHKGTGSPAAKRGSKDG from the coding sequence ATGAGCGAGCAGTCCTTCACCCCCAACGAGATGATGACCATCGCGGCCTCCCGCGCGCTGACGAGCCGGGATGTCTGCTTCGTCGGCATCGGCGCGCCGTCGGCCGCCTGCAACGTCGCCCGCCTCACCCACGCGCCGGACATCACGCTGATCTATGAATCCGGCACCATCGGCACCGCGCCGGATGTGCTGCCGCTCTCGATCGGCGACGGTGAGCTCTGCGACACCGCGCTCACCACGGTCTCCGTGCCGGAGATGTTCCGCTACTGGCTGCAGGGCGGGCGCATCACCATCGGTTTCCTCGGTGCCGCGCAGCTCGACAGGTTCGGCAACATCAACACCACCGTCATCGGCGATTACCACAAGCCCAAGACGCGCCTGCCCGGCGGCGGCGGCGCACCGGAGATCGCCTCCTCCTGTGGCGAGGTCTACATCACCATGGCCCAGTCGAAGCGCGGCATGGTGGAGAAGATCGATTTCTACACCTCCTTCGGCCACGGCGATGGCGGCGATCATCGCCAGCGGCTGGGTATTGCGACCAAGGGCCCGACGCTCCTCATCACCGACCTTGCGATCTGGAAGCCCGATCCGGAGACCAAGGAGTTCACGGTCGTCTCGCTCCACCCCGGCGTCACGCGCGAGATGGTGCAGGAGACCTGCGGCTGGCAGGTGAAATTTGCCGACAGGCTTGAAGAAACCCCGCCGCCCACCGAATTGGAACTGAAGACCCTGCGCGACCTCAAGGCGCGCACGGATGCGGCACACAAGGGCACCGGCAGCCCGGCCGCCAAGAGAGGATCCAAGGATGGCTGA
- a CDS encoding CoA-transferase — MVRFMPLDQAVRENLHDGNTAAFEGFTHLIPTAAAHEAIRQGFKDLTLIRMTPDLVYDQMVGMGMAKKLVFSYAGNPGVGLLRRLRDAVENGWPHPVEVEEHSHAAMANAYEAGAAGLPLTVFRGYRGAGLPKVNPNIKSVTCPFTGEELAAVPAIRPDVSFIHAQKADRKGNVLVEGIIGIQKEAVLAARRAVVTVEEVVDDFSGLHPNLCVLPHWTITAISVVPGGAHPSYTHGYYARDNASYLEWDQVAADRERFRAWMEENVIKARPEDFADRVENLRVAS, encoded by the coding sequence ATGGTGCGCTTCATGCCGCTCGACCAGGCGGTGCGGGAAAACCTTCACGACGGGAACACCGCGGCTTTCGAGGGATTTACCCATCTCATTCCCACCGCTGCCGCCCACGAGGCGATCCGCCAAGGCTTCAAGGACCTGACGCTCATCCGCATGACGCCTGATCTGGTCTATGATCAGATGGTGGGCATGGGCATGGCGAAGAAGCTGGTCTTCTCCTATGCCGGCAATCCGGGCGTCGGCCTGCTCCGGCGGCTGCGCGACGCTGTCGAGAACGGCTGGCCGCACCCGGTCGAGGTGGAGGAGCACTCCCACGCCGCCATGGCCAATGCCTACGAGGCGGGTGCCGCCGGCCTGCCGCTCACCGTCTTCCGCGGCTATCGCGGCGCCGGCCTGCCCAAGGTGAACCCGAACATCAAGAGCGTCACCTGCCCTTTCACCGGGGAGGAGCTCGCGGCAGTACCGGCCATCCGCCCAGACGTTTCCTTCATTCACGCCCAGAAGGCGGACAGGAAGGGCAATGTGCTGGTGGAAGGCATCATCGGCATCCAGAAGGAGGCCGTGCTTGCTGCCAGGCGCGCCGTGGTGACGGTCGAAGAGGTGGTGGACGATTTCTCCGGTCTCCACCCCAATCTGTGCGTTCTCCCGCACTGGACCATCACCGCGATCTCCGTGGTCCCCGGTGGGGCGCATCCCTCCTACACCCACGGCTATTACGCCCGCGACAACGCCTCCTATCTGGAATGGGACCAGGTGGCGGCCGACCGCGAGCGCTTCCGGGCATGGATGGAGGAGAATGTGATCAAGGCGAGGCCGGAGGATTTCGCCGACCGAGTCGAAAATCTGAGGGTGGCGTCATGA
- a CDS encoding IclR family transcriptional regulator C-terminal domain-containing protein, whose translation MSEAVESTESGAARSELVGSLAKGLGVLQILAGAPSGLRLTEVAEAAGLTRAGARRLLLTLVAEGYVRQEGRQFLLTAKMLSLSRTWLGATSGWSRAEPVLREVSQAVGESCSAAVLEGEDVVYVARVAGRRIVSVSLSVGTRLPAYCTSMGRVLLSGLDDAELACFLDKAAIRANTPKTVTDRQALAARIADVRRAGYAIVDEELELGLRSIAVPVRARPGAVVAAINVSTQAARFSCEEMGRTLLPPLLEAAAKIEDILAFQ comes from the coding sequence ATGAGCGAGGCGGTCGAGTCAACGGAAAGCGGTGCTGCACGCAGCGAACTGGTGGGTTCGCTGGCGAAGGGGCTCGGTGTGCTCCAGATCCTCGCGGGCGCGCCTTCCGGACTGCGCCTCACGGAGGTCGCCGAGGCGGCGGGGCTGACGCGCGCCGGCGCCCGGCGGCTGCTGCTTACGCTGGTGGCGGAAGGCTATGTGCGGCAGGAGGGCCGGCAATTCCTGCTTACCGCCAAGATGCTCTCGCTCAGCCGCACGTGGCTTGGCGCTACATCCGGATGGTCGCGTGCGGAGCCTGTCTTGCGGGAGGTCTCGCAGGCGGTGGGGGAATCCTGCTCGGCGGCGGTGCTGGAAGGGGAAGACGTTGTCTATGTCGCCCGCGTGGCGGGCCGGCGGATCGTTTCCGTATCCCTTTCCGTCGGCACCCGGCTGCCGGCCTACTGCACCTCGATGGGCCGGGTGCTTCTGTCAGGCCTGGACGATGCCGAACTCGCCTGTTTTCTGGACAAGGCGGCGATCCGCGCCAATACGCCCAAGACGGTTACGGACCGGCAGGCCCTTGCGGCCCGCATCGCCGACGTCCGGCGGGCAGGCTACGCCATCGTCGACGAGGAACTCGAGCTGGGTCTGCGGTCGATCGCCGTGCCGGTGCGCGCGCGTCCCGGTGCCGTCGTGGCGGCGATCAACGTCTCCACCCAGGCGGCGCGCTTTTCCTGCGAGGAAATGGGCAGGACCCTCCTGCCGCCGCTTCTCGAGGCGGCAGCCAAGATCGAGGATATTCTCGCATTCCAATAG
- the xylA gene encoding xylose isomerase, whose amino-acid sequence MSTGFFGDLKPIAYEGPESDNPLAFRHYNPDEIVLGKRLEDHLRFAVCYWHTFVWPGGDPFGGQTFERPWFGDTMEKAKLKADVAFEMFEILGAPYFTFHDADVRPEGSSHSESVSRLNEIADHFAGKMEKTGVKLLWGTANLFSHRRYMSGAATNPDPDVFAYAAATVKSCIDVTKRLGGENYVLWGGREGYETLLNTDMGRELDQLGRFLSMVVDYKHKIGFGGTILIEPKPQEPTKHQYDFDVATVFGFLKRYGLENEVKVNIEQGHALLAGHSFEHELALATALGIFGSIDMNRNDYQSGWDTDQFPNSAPEAALAYYYVLQAGGFATGGTNFDAKLRRQSLDPEDLIAAHIGGMDICARGLKAAAHMIEDKALSAPLEERYAGWKGAEAQAMLAGERTLEEIAERVARENLDPKPRSGRQEKLENIVNRYV is encoded by the coding sequence ATGAGCACCGGTTTTTTCGGCGATCTGAAGCCGATCGCCTATGAAGGGCCCGAAAGCGACAATCCGCTCGCCTTCCGCCACTACAACCCTGACGAAATCGTGCTCGGCAAGCGACTCGAGGATCATCTGCGCTTCGCCGTCTGCTACTGGCACACTTTCGTCTGGCCGGGCGGCGACCCCTTCGGCGGCCAGACCTTCGAGCGCCCCTGGTTCGGCGACACGATGGAGAAGGCGAAGCTCAAAGCCGATGTCGCCTTCGAGATGTTCGAGATCCTCGGCGCCCCCTACTTCACCTTCCATGACGCGGACGTGCGTCCGGAAGGCTCCAGCCATTCCGAAAGCGTCTCCCGCCTGAACGAGATCGCCGACCACTTCGCCGGAAAGATGGAGAAGACGGGGGTCAAGCTGCTTTGGGGCACCGCGAACCTCTTCTCCCACCGCCGCTACATGTCGGGCGCCGCGACCAACCCGGATCCGGACGTCTTCGCCTATGCCGCCGCCACGGTGAAATCCTGCATTGACGTAACGAAGCGCCTGGGCGGCGAGAATTATGTGCTCTGGGGCGGGCGCGAAGGCTACGAGACCCTGCTCAACACCGATATGGGCCGCGAGCTCGACCAGCTCGGTCGCTTCCTCTCCATGGTGGTCGACTACAAGCACAAGATCGGATTCGGCGGCACCATCCTGATCGAGCCCAAGCCGCAGGAGCCGACGAAGCACCAGTATGACTTCGATGTGGCGACCGTCTTCGGTTTCCTGAAGCGCTACGGGCTGGAAAACGAGGTGAAGGTGAATATCGAGCAGGGCCACGCGCTGCTCGCCGGCCACTCCTTCGAGCATGAGCTGGCGCTGGCCACGGCCCTCGGCATCTTCGGCTCCATCGACATGAACCGCAACGATTACCAGTCGGGCTGGGACACGGACCAGTTCCCCAACAGCGCGCCGGAAGCGGCGCTGGCCTACTACTACGTTCTGCAGGCCGGCGGCTTCGCGACGGGCGGCACCAATTTCGACGCCAAGCTGCGCCGCCAGTCGCTCGATCCGGAAGATCTGATCGCCGCCCATATCGGCGGCATGGACATCTGCGCGCGGGGCCTGAAGGCGGCCGCCCACATGATCGAGGACAAGGCGCTGAGCGCGCCGCTGGAAGAGCGCTACGCGGGCTGGAAGGGCGCCGAAGCGCAGGCCATGCTGGCAGGCGAGCGCACGCTCGAGGAGATCGCCGAGCGCGTCGCGCGCGAGAACCTCGACCCCAAGCCGCGCTCCGGCCGCCAGGAGAAGCTGGAGAATATCGTAAACCGTTACGTCTAG
- the xylB gene encoding xylulokinase, producing MYLGLDLGTSGVKALLVDDGQEIVGSATGTLDVSRPHTGWSEQDPADWIRAAEEAVAALRSAHGAELAAVKGIGLSGQMHGATLLDEADNPLRPCILWNDTRSHKEAADLDADPRFRRITGNIVFPGFTAPKLNWVRNNEPDIFARTARVLLPKDYLRLWLTGEHISEMSDAAGTAWLDVENRRWSAELLAATSLEESQMPRLVEGTERAGTLRAELAGRWGIGHGVVVAGGAGDNAASACGAGTVTPGAAFVSLGTSGVLFASNAAYLPNPESAVHTFCHALPDTWHQMGVILSATDSLNWLAGVTGTKPSELTGELGEGLTAPSGVIFLPYLSGERTPHNDAVIRGSFVGLAHRTDRAALTRAVVEGVAFAFRDSLEALKQAGTELSRVTAIGGGSRSTYWLNAIATALGIPVDVPAEGDFGAAFGAARLGLVAAEGADPLAVCTPPAISATIEPASSLVPAFEDAYRRYRGLYPAIRGVSS from the coding sequence ATGTATCTCGGGCTCGACCTCGGCACCTCAGGGGTGAAGGCGCTCCTGGTTGACGACGGACAGGAAATCGTTGGCTCGGCCACCGGAACGCTTGATGTTTCAAGGCCGCACACGGGCTGGTCCGAACAGGATCCCGCCGACTGGATTCGCGCGGCGGAGGAAGCCGTCGCCGCGCTGAGATCCGCCCACGGGGCGGAGCTTGCGGCGGTGAAGGGCATCGGCCTTTCCGGCCAGATGCACGGCGCCACCCTCCTGGACGAAGCGGACAACCCGCTGCGCCCCTGCATCCTGTGGAACGACACCCGCAGCCACAAGGAGGCGGCCGATCTCGATGCCGATCCGCGCTTCCGCAGGATCACCGGCAACATCGTTTTCCCCGGCTTCACCGCTCCGAAGCTGAACTGGGTGAGGAACAACGAGCCCGACATCTTCGCCAGGACGGCAAGGGTGCTGCTGCCGAAAGACTATCTGCGCCTGTGGCTCACCGGCGAGCACATCTCCGAGATGTCGGACGCTGCCGGTACCGCCTGGCTCGACGTGGAGAACCGCCGCTGGTCGGCCGAACTGCTGGCTGCGACCTCCCTTGAGGAAAGCCAGATGCCGCGCCTTGTGGAGGGTACGGAGCGTGCGGGCACGCTGCGCGCCGAACTGGCGGGCCGCTGGGGCATTGGCCACGGCGTGGTGGTCGCGGGCGGTGCCGGAGACAACGCGGCCTCCGCCTGCGGCGCGGGCACGGTGACGCCCGGCGCTGCCTTCGTCTCGCTCGGCACGTCCGGCGTGCTCTTCGCCTCCAACGCCGCCTACCTCCCCAATCCGGAAAGCGCGGTGCACACCTTCTGCCACGCCCTGCCGGACACCTGGCACCAGATGGGCGTCATCCTGTCGGCCACCGATTCGCTCAACTGGCTCGCCGGCGTCACCGGAACCAAGCCGAGCGAGCTCACCGGCGAGCTCGGCGAGGGGCTGACGGCGCCCTCGGGCGTCATCTTCCTGCCTTATCTCTCCGGCGAGCGAACACCGCACAACGACGCCGTCATCCGCGGCAGCTTCGTGGGCCTCGCCCACCGGACGGACCGCGCCGCCCTCACCCGGGCCGTCGTCGAAGGCGTGGCCTTCGCCTTCCGCGACAGCCTCGAAGCCCTGAAGCAGGCCGGCACGGAACTTTCCCGCGTCACTGCGATCGGCGGCGGCTCGCGCTCGACCTATTGGCTCAACGCCATCGCCACCGCGCTCGGCATTCCCGTCGATGTCCCCGCCGAGGGAGACTTCGGCGCGGCCTTCGGGGCGGCCCGCCTCGGTCTCGTCGCGGCGGAGGGTGCGGACCCCCTCGCCGTCTGCACGCCGCCGGCTATCTCCGCCACCATCGAGCCTGCCTCCAGCCTCGTTCCGGCCTTCGAGGACGCCTATCGCCGCTACCGCGGCCTTTACCCCGCAATACGAGGAGTTTCGTCATGA